The sequence below is a genomic window from Cedecea neteri.
GCTAAAGGCTCAGGGTTTTGACAAGGTTTTTATCGCGCTGCACGGTCGCGGTGGTGAAGACGGGACGTTGCAAGGGCTATTGGAGTTCCTTCAACTGCCTTATACCGGTAGTGGTGTTATGGCCTCGGCGATAACGATGGATAAGCTGCGCAGCAAACTGCTGTGGCAGGGAGCAGGTTTACCCGTTGCGCCATGGGTTGCCGTCAATCGTCAGGATTTCGCAGCAGGCCTGAGCGCAGCGCTGGTTGAGCGTATTACTGCATTAGGTTTGCCGGTTATCGTCAAGCCGAGCCGTGAAGGTTCCAGCGTAGGTATGTCTAAGGTGGACAGCGTAGATGTGCTGCCAGCCGCGCTTGAACTGGCCTTTGAGCATGACGAAGAAGTGCTGATTGAAAAATGGTTGAGTGGCCCGGAGTATACGGTTGCGATTTTAGGCGAGGAAATTTTACCGTCTATTCGCATCCAACCCGCTGGAACCTTCTATGATTATGAGGCGAAGTATCTCTCTGATGAAACTCAATATTTCTGCCCTGGCGGATTAATTGAACAAAGAGAGCAGGAATTGCAGGCATTAGTTCTGCAGGCCTGGCAGATTCTCGGCTGTAGCGGCTGGGGCCGGGTCGATGTGATGCTGGATAGCGATGGTCAGTTTTACCTGTTAGAAGTGAATACTTCTCCGGGGATGACCAGCCACAGCCTGGTGCCGATGGCGGCTCGCCAGGCAGGGATGAGCTTCTCACAATTAGTTGTACGTATTTTGGAACTGGCGGACTGATATGTCGCAGGCTGCACTGAATGCGCGTAATCGTGCCGAGGAAAATGCCAGCGCTCGGCGCAGCAACGGGTCCCGCCTGGCAGGGATGATTTTCCTGTGTGCGGTACTGTTGAGCGTGTTTATCGGCGGTTGGATTGTGGTGGGCTGGATGGAAGATGCCCAGCGTTTACCACTCTCCAGGCTGGTGGTGACCGGGGAGCGGCACTACACACGTAATGATGATATACGCCAGTCGATTCTGGCCCTGGGGCCTCCGGGTACTTTTATGACCCAGGATGTGAATATCATCCAACAGCAGATAGAACGCTTGCCCTGGATCAAGCAGGCAAGCGTTAGAAAGCAGTGGCCGGACGAATTGAAGATTCATCTGGTTGAATATGTGCCGATAGCACGTTGGAATGACCAGCATATGGTTGACGCAGAGGGAAATTCCTTCAGCGTACCAGCAGAACGCACCAGCAAGCAGACTTTGCCAATGCTTTCCGGCCCGGAAGGCAGCGAAAATGAAGTTCTGCAAGGTTACCGTGACATGGGCATGGTGCTGGCAAAGGATAAATTTACGTTGAAACAAGCGGCTATGACCGCTCGCCGCTCCTGGCAGTTGACGCTGAATAACGGAATTAAGCTCAACCTTGGTCGGGGCGACACGATGAAACGTCTGGATCGTTTTGTAGAACTGTACCCGGTTCTGCAGCAGCAGGCGCAGGCTGATAACAAACGGATCAGTTATGTCGACCTGCGATACGATTCAGGCGCCGCGGTAGGTTGGGAGGCACTTCCTCCTCCGGTACCTAATCCGAATCAGCAACAGAATCAGGCACAGGCAGAACAACAATGATCAAGGCGACGGACAGAAAACTGGTAGTTGGACTGGAGATTGGCACCGCGAAGGTTGCCGCTTTAGTAGGGGAAGTTCTGCCCGACGGTATGGTCAATATTATTGGCGTGGGGAGTTGCCCTTCGCGTGGTATGGACAAAGGCGGAGTAAACGACCTCGAGTCGGTGGTTAAATGTGTTCAACGGGCGATTGACCAGGCTGAATTGATGGCAGACTGCCAGATATCTTCAGTTTATCTGGCGCTGTCCGGCAAGCATATCAGCTGCCAAAACGAGATAGGCATGGTGCCGATTTCGGAAGAGGAAGTGACGCAGGAAGATGTTGAAAATGTGGTGCATACGGCAAAATCAGTGCGTGTTCGCGATGAACACCGCGTTCTGCATGTGATTCCACAGGAATACGCTATTGATTACCAGGAAGGGATCAAAAATCCGGTAGGCCTGTCCGGTGTCCGTATGCAGGCCAAAGTGCATCTGATTACCTGCCATAACGATATGGCGAAAAACATCGTTAAAGCGGTTGAACGTTGTGGTTTGAAAGTTGACCAATTAATTTTCGCCGGTCTGGCCGCAAGCTATGCGGTACTGACCGAAGATGAACGCGAGCTGGGTGTCTGTGTTGTAGACATCGGTGGTGGTACCATGGACATGGCGGTGTATACCGGCGGTGCGCTGCGCCACACCAAAGTTATCCCTTATGCAGGGAACGTGGTCACCAGCGATATCGCCTACGCCTTCGGGACGCCACCGAGCGATGCGGAGGCTATTAAAGTTCGCCATGGTTGTGCCCTGGGATCTATCGTCGGTAAAGACGAGAACGTTGAAGTTCCTAGCGTAGGTGGACGTCCGCCGCGCAGCCTTCAGCGTCAGACGCTGGCCGAAGTGATTGAGCCTCGCTACACAGAGCTGCTCAACCTGGTCAACGAAGAGATTTTGCAGTTACAGGAACAGCTTCGCCAGCAGGGTGTGAAACACCACCTGGCGGCGGGGATTGTGTTAACCGGCGGCGCGGCACAAATTGAAGGCCTGGCAGCCTGTGCTCAGCGTGTGTTCCATACGCAGGTGCGTATCGGCCAGCCGTTGAATATTACTGGCCTTACTGATTATGCCCAGGAGTCGTATTACTCGACCGCAGTAGGGTTGCTGCACTACGGGAAAGAATCACATCTCAGTGGTGAAGCTGAAGTGGAAAAAAGGACCTCTGTTGGCTCATGGTTTAAGCGACTGAACAGCTGGCTGAGAAAAGAATTTTAATTTTTATAAGAGACCGGAGACAATTAGCGGTCTCAGGCGACAGGCACAAAACGGAGAGAAACTATGTTTGAACCTATGGAACTGACCAACGACGCGGTGATTAAAGTCATCGGCGTCGGTGGCGGCGGCGGTAATGCCGTTGAACACATGGTGCGTGAGCGCATCGAAGGCGTTGAATTCTTTGCGGTTAACACTGACGCTCAGGCACTGCGTAAAACCGCTGTCGGCCAGACGATCCAGATCGGTAATGGGATCACTAAAGGTCTGGGCGCAGGCGCAAATCCAGAAGTGGGTCGTAACGCGGCGGAAGAAGACCGTGAAGCATTACGCGCTGCGCTGGACGGGGCAGACATGGTGTTTATCGCTGCTGGTATGGGCGGTGGTACCGGTACGGGTGCTGCTCCTGTTGTTGCCGAAGTAGCTAAAGATTTGGGTATCCTGACTGTTGCCGTCGTGACTAAGCCTTTCAACTTTGAAGGCAAGAAGCGTATGGCTTTCGCGGAGCAGGGTATCGCCGAGCTGTCCAAGCACGTTGACTCCTTGATCACTATTCCGAATGACAAGCTGCTGAAAGTACTGGGTCGCGGCATTTCTCTGCTTGACGCATTTGGTGCGGCAAACGACGTATTGAAAGGCGCTGTGCAGGGTATTGCCGAGCTGATTACCCGTCCGGGCCTCATGAACGTTGACTTCGCGGACGTGCGTACAGTGATGTCTGAAATGGGCTACGCCATGATGGGATCCGGCGTTGCCAGCGGCGAAGACCGCGCTGAAGAAGCAGCAGAAATGGCTATCTCCAGCCCACTGCTGGAAGATATCGACCTGTCTGGTGCTCGTGGCGTGCTGGTTAACATTACCGCTGGCTTCGACCTGCGTCTGGATGAGTTCGAAACCGTGGGTAACACCATTCGTGCGTTCGCGTCTGACAATGCAACTGTGGTTATCGGTACCTCTCTGGATCCAGAGATGAACGACGAACTGCGCGTAACTGTTGTTGCTACTGGGATCGGCATGGACAAACGTCCTGAGATCACCCTGGTGACTAACAAGCAGGTACAGCAGCCGGTGATGGATCGCTACCAGCAGCACGGTATGGCTCCGCTGACGCAAGAGCAAAAGCCGGCCGCTAAAGTGGTAAACGACAATACACCGCAGACGGCGAAAGAGCCTGATTATCTGGATATTCCAGCGTTCCTGCGTAAGCAAGCTGATTAAGAATAAACCGGAAGTTGGGAATATTCGCTCTTTGTGCTAAACTGGCCTGCCGTTAGTGATATACACTCTCGGCTAGCTTAGTAATTTGGCGGGATTATACGATGATCAAACAAAGGACACTTAAACGTATCGTTCAGGCGACTGGCGTCGGTTTACATACCGGCAAGAAAGTCACACTGACGCTGCGCCCTGCGCCGGCAAATACCGGGGTCATCTATCGTCGCACCGACTTGAATCCTCCGGTAGATTTTCCGGCTGATGCCAAATCCGTGCGGGATACCATGCTCTGTACTTGTCTGGTAAACGAGCATGATGTACGGATTTCTACCGTAGAGCACCTCAACGCTGCCCTGGCAGGGCTGGGTATTGACAACATTATTATTGAAGTCGATGCGCCAGAAATCCCTATCATGGACGGCAGTGCGGCGCCGTTTGTCTATCTGCTGCTTGATGCAGGGATCGACGAACTGAACTCGGCCAAGAAATTTATACGTCTGAAAGAGACGGTTCGCGTGGAAGATGGCGATAAATGGGCTGAAATGTCACCGTTTAATGGTTTCTCGTTGGACTTTACCATCGACTTTAACCATCCGGCGATTGATGCCAGCACCCAGCGCTACACCATGAACTTCTCTGCTGAAGCATTCATGCGTCAGATTAGCCGTGCGCGTACCTTCGGTTTTATGCGTGATATCGAATATCTGCAGTCCCGTGGCCTGTGCCTGGGCGGCAGCTTCGATTGTGCCATCGTTGTTGACGATTATCGCGTATTGAACGAAGACGGCCTGCGTTTTGAAGATGAATTCGTTCGTCACAAAATGCTGGATGCGATCGGCGATCTGTTCATGTGTGGCCACAACATTATCGGCGCGTTTACCGCCTATAAATCTGGTCATGCCCTGAACAATAAACTGCTGCAGGCTGTTTTGGCTAAGCAGGAAGCCTGGGAATGGGCGACCTTCGAAGACGAAGCCGAACTTCCGCTGGCGTTTAAAGCACCTAAAATGGTGCTGGCGTAACGCTTAAATTAGCGATTACGACTGGTTTTGCTGGTACCCTCTCCGGCCAGTGAAGCCAGTCGTTCTATTGTTGCTCTTAATTTCTCCGGGCTACGTTTAGCCACCTCTCTCAACACTTCAGCACTCTGCTTACTCAGTTGACGATTAACTTCGTATTTCTCAGTCCCTGTTTGAGTGGCGTTTTCTTGAACAAATTCCTGCCCTTTTACCGCCAGCGAAGGATTAATCCTGATGTCGATTGATGTCAATGATGGTAATATTTGGGCGCGTAATGCACTCAGCAGCGTGGCTTGTTCATAGCGTAAGCGCATCAGCCAGCTGGCATTTGCGGTTTCAAGGACGAGAATGCCCTGACGGAAGTTAGCCACCCGGCACCAGGGATGCAGTGGAGCAGGCAAAATGCCTTTCACTGCCCGGTTAAGGCGTAGCAGAGCAACGGCACGTTGTTGCACGTTTTGCAGCATGCTTTCCTGACCGGCATCGTCAAATAGATTTTCTAAAGATTGCGGGCGACTGTCGCGCATACATTAAGCTCCGGCGGAAAAAGTGATTGGTATTCTAAATCGTTGGCGACAATTTGGCAGACGTTATTTCTGGCCGCATCTCCTGTTGGGGATGGTCGCGGCGAGTTTTGGCATGCCTGCGCTCAACGGTAACACAGAAACCGGCGTGCCCGCTGAAGCTT
It includes:
- a CDS encoding D-alanine--D-alanine ligase, with translation MADKIAVLLGGTSAEREVSLQSGSAVLAGLKEAGIDAHAFDPQNESVLELKAQGFDKVFIALHGRGGEDGTLQGLLEFLQLPYTGSGVMASAITMDKLRSKLLWQGAGLPVAPWVAVNRQDFAAGLSAALVERITALGLPVIVKPSREGSSVGMSKVDSVDVLPAALELAFEHDEEVLIEKWLSGPEYTVAILGEEILPSIRIQPAGTFYDYEAKYLSDETQYFCPGGLIEQREQELQALVLQAWQILGCSGWGRVDVMLDSDGQFYLLEVNTSPGMTSHSLVPMAARQAGMSFSQLVVRILELAD
- the ftsQ gene encoding cell division protein FtsQ; its protein translation is MSQAALNARNRAEENASARRSNGSRLAGMIFLCAVLLSVFIGGWIVVGWMEDAQRLPLSRLVVTGERHYTRNDDIRQSILALGPPGTFMTQDVNIIQQQIERLPWIKQASVRKQWPDELKIHLVEYVPIARWNDQHMVDAEGNSFSVPAERTSKQTLPMLSGPEGSENEVLQGYRDMGMVLAKDKFTLKQAAMTARRSWQLTLNNGIKLNLGRGDTMKRLDRFVELYPVLQQQAQADNKRISYVDLRYDSGAAVGWEALPPPVPNPNQQQNQAQAEQQ
- the ftsA gene encoding cell division protein FtsA, which codes for MIKATDRKLVVGLEIGTAKVAALVGEVLPDGMVNIIGVGSCPSRGMDKGGVNDLESVVKCVQRAIDQAELMADCQISSVYLALSGKHISCQNEIGMVPISEEEVTQEDVENVVHTAKSVRVRDEHRVLHVIPQEYAIDYQEGIKNPVGLSGVRMQAKVHLITCHNDMAKNIVKAVERCGLKVDQLIFAGLAASYAVLTEDERELGVCVVDIGGGTMDMAVYTGGALRHTKVIPYAGNVVTSDIAYAFGTPPSDAEAIKVRHGCALGSIVGKDENVEVPSVGGRPPRSLQRQTLAEVIEPRYTELLNLVNEEILQLQEQLRQQGVKHHLAAGIVLTGGAAQIEGLAACAQRVFHTQVRIGQPLNITGLTDYAQESYYSTAVGLLHYGKESHLSGEAEVEKRTSVGSWFKRLNSWLRKEF
- the ftsZ gene encoding cell division protein FtsZ, which gives rise to MFEPMELTNDAVIKVIGVGGGGGNAVEHMVRERIEGVEFFAVNTDAQALRKTAVGQTIQIGNGITKGLGAGANPEVGRNAAEEDREALRAALDGADMVFIAAGMGGGTGTGAAPVVAEVAKDLGILTVAVVTKPFNFEGKKRMAFAEQGIAELSKHVDSLITIPNDKLLKVLGRGISLLDAFGAANDVLKGAVQGIAELITRPGLMNVDFADVRTVMSEMGYAMMGSGVASGEDRAEEAAEMAISSPLLEDIDLSGARGVLVNITAGFDLRLDEFETVGNTIRAFASDNATVVIGTSLDPEMNDELRVTVVATGIGMDKRPEITLVTNKQVQQPVMDRYQQHGMAPLTQEQKPAAKVVNDNTPQTAKEPDYLDIPAFLRKQAD
- the lpxC gene encoding UDP-3-O-acyl-N-acetylglucosamine deacetylase; translation: MIKQRTLKRIVQATGVGLHTGKKVTLTLRPAPANTGVIYRRTDLNPPVDFPADAKSVRDTMLCTCLVNEHDVRISTVEHLNAALAGLGIDNIIIEVDAPEIPIMDGSAAPFVYLLLDAGIDELNSAKKFIRLKETVRVEDGDKWAEMSPFNGFSLDFTIDFNHPAIDASTQRYTMNFSAEAFMRQISRARTFGFMRDIEYLQSRGLCLGGSFDCAIVVDDYRVLNEDGLRFEDEFVRHKMLDAIGDLFMCGHNIIGAFTAYKSGHALNNKLLQAVLAKQEAWEWATFEDEAELPLAFKAPKMVLA
- a CDS encoding DUF721 domain-containing protein, with protein sequence MRDSRPQSLENLFDDAGQESMLQNVQQRAVALLRLNRAVKGILPAPLHPWCRVANFRQGILVLETANASWLMRLRYEQATLLSALRAQILPSLTSIDIRINPSLAVKGQEFVQENATQTGTEKYEVNRQLSKQSAEVLREVAKRSPEKLRATIERLASLAGEGTSKTSRNR